The proteins below come from a single Vidua chalybeata isolate OUT-0048 chromosome 1, bVidCha1 merged haplotype, whole genome shotgun sequence genomic window:
- the CFAP418 gene encoding cilia- and flagella-associated protein 418 isoform X2, with amino-acid sequence MEMVKRLKCLSYEEQMRELGLFNLEKRRLQGHLINKLKSNSASLTPERNSVVVQAHGKRCCPVYLGGSLSPSGIGTNISKRTCDHLRCTACDFRVSLFNDYVWDQSCDYLFFRNNMPELSKLRAKMIKKKGARAYACQCSWRSIEELTDLQTEQQLRTCTGPAVCLGSLAVLLQCTRLLLPVPTQPCCRVRVTCYKPLQSPWMKRMQRKPVALVCSRSLKKTKAMKDDKIRFHQILICCSDLSFTCFTCKLWRVNITQKSHY; translated from the exons ATGGAGATGGTTAAGAGACTGAAATGCCTGTCATATGAGGAGCAgatgagagagctgggactgttcaatctggagaagagaaggctccaggggCATCTAATCAAT aaattgaaGTCTAATTCTGCAAGTCTCACACCTGAAAGAAATAGTGTTGTTGTACAGGCACATGGGAAAAG ATGCTGTCCAGTGTACTTGGGTGGAAGCCTTTCACCATCTGGGATAggaacaaatatttcaaaaag AACGTGTGATCATCTACGTTGTACTGCTTGTGACTTCCGTGTGTCACTTTTCAATGACTACGTCTGGGATCAGTCCTGTGATTATCTTTTTTTCAG GAATAACATGCCTGAGCTCAGTAAACTAAGAGCAAAGATGATAAAGAAGAAAGGAGCACGTGCATATGCTTGTCAGTGCAGCTGGAGATCCATTGAAGAATTAACTGACCTccaaacagagcagcagcttcg AACCTGCACAGGCCCAGCAGTGTGCCTGGGAAGTCTGGCAGTGCTTCTTCAGTGCACCAGACTGCTCCTTCCAGTGCCCACGCAGCCTTGCTGTAGAGTCAGAG tTACATGTTACAAACCACTCCAAAGTCCTTGGATGAAAAGAATGCAAAGAAAG CCCGTCGCATTAGTCTGCAGCAGATccctcaaaaaaacaaaagcaatgaaGGATGACAAAATCAGATTCCATCAAATTTTAATATGCTGCTCTGACTTATCTTTCACTTGTTTTACCTGCAAACTATGGAGGGTGAATATAACTCAGAAGAGTCATTATTAA